In Pseudomonas sp. MTM4, one genomic interval encodes:
- the catA gene encoding catechol 1,2-dioxygenase → MTTRISHQPEIQQFFHQAAGLDNAGGNTRNKEIVLRILQETARIIEDLQITDDEFWAGVSYLNRLGGSNEAGLLVAGLGVEHFLDLLADARDEASGVSGGTPRTIEGPLYVAGAPLSEGEVRMDDGSEDDVATVMFLEGRVLDLQGNPIAGATVDLWQADTKGNYSYFDKSQSDFNLRRRILTDAEGRYRARSIVPSGYGCDPAGPTQACLDQLGRHGQRPAHVHFFISAPGFEHLTTQINLSNDDHLWDDFAYATRDGLIGEIRFIEDPAQSAQRNVEGRFAEMNFDFQLRPARSEQATQRSQRPRALQD, encoded by the coding sequence ATGACAACTCGTATCTCTCATCAGCCTGAAATTCAGCAGTTCTTTCACCAGGCGGCTGGTTTGGACAACGCCGGCGGTAATACCCGCAATAAAGAGATAGTCCTGCGGATCCTTCAGGAAACCGCACGAATCATCGAAGACCTGCAGATCACTGATGACGAATTCTGGGCTGGGGTCAGCTATCTGAATCGCCTTGGTGGAAGCAACGAAGCCGGGCTGCTGGTCGCAGGCCTTGGCGTGGAACATTTCCTTGATCTCTTGGCCGATGCACGCGACGAGGCTTCCGGTGTTTCCGGCGGTACTCCGCGGACGATTGAAGGTCCGCTATATGTTGCCGGTGCGCCGCTGTCCGAAGGCGAGGTGCGGATGGATGACGGAAGCGAGGACGATGTTGCGACGGTGATGTTTCTCGAAGGTCGCGTCCTGGATCTGCAAGGAAACCCCATCGCCGGCGCGACTGTCGACCTCTGGCAGGCCGATACCAAGGGCAACTACTCGTACTTCGACAAGAGCCAATCCGATTTCAACCTGCGTCGCCGGATTCTGACCGATGCCGAAGGCCGCTACCGCGCCCGTAGCATCGTACCGTCCGGTTATGGTTGTGATCCCGCCGGCCCGACCCAAGCCTGCCTGGACCAGCTCGGTCGACATGGTCAACGACCCGCCCACGTGCATTTTTTCATCTCGGCGCCAGGCTTCGAGCACCTCACCACGCAGATCAACCTTTCCAATGACGACCATCTTTGGGATGACTTTGCCTACGCGACCCGCGACGGTTTGATTGGCGAAATACGCTTTATCGAAGACCCCGCTCAAAGTGCTCAGCGCAATGTGGAGGGGCGCTTTGCCGAGATGAACTTTGACTTCCAGCTGCGACCAGCGCGCAGCGAGCAGGCCACCCAGCGCAGCCAGCGGCCGCGCGCCTTACAGGATTGA
- the salA gene encoding salicylate 1-monooxygenase, translating into MHLSSPPAMRIGIVGGGIAGVALALDLCRHSHLHVQLFEAAPAFGEVGAGVSFGANAVQAIKGLGIGEPYQRVADRTPAPWQDIWFEWRKGQDASYLGASVAAGVGQSSVHRADFLDVLASELPDGIAQFGKRAVRVEQDGNQAHVFFTDGSSHSCDILIAADGIKSSIRDHVLERLGQPLASPRFSGTCAYRGMIDSQQLRETYRARGLDEHLVNVPQMYLGLDAHILTFPVKQGRLINVVAFVSDRSSDKPVWPSDAPWVRNASQQEMLEAFADWGDAARALLESIPHPTLWALHDLEELPGYVHGQVGLIGDAAHAMLPHQGAGAGQGLEDAWLLARLLSDPQVLTSTPADVLNTYDSIRRPRACRVQRTSWQAGELYEFRDPAVADNEALLGKTLAERFDWLWSHDMQSDLQSARAQLGW; encoded by the coding sequence ATGCACCTGTCTTCTCCTCCTGCGATGCGTATTGGCATCGTTGGTGGCGGCATCGCCGGCGTCGCCCTTGCGCTAGATCTATGCCGTCATTCCCACCTTCACGTACAGCTCTTCGAGGCCGCCCCAGCCTTCGGCGAAGTGGGCGCTGGCGTCTCCTTTGGCGCCAACGCGGTTCAAGCCATTAAAGGGCTGGGTATCGGTGAGCCCTACCAACGAGTAGCCGACCGCACCCCTGCCCCTTGGCAGGACATCTGGTTCGAATGGCGCAAAGGCCAAGACGCCAGTTACCTCGGTGCCAGCGTCGCGGCAGGCGTCGGGCAATCCTCAGTGCACCGCGCAGACTTCCTGGATGTATTGGCCAGCGAGCTGCCTGATGGCATCGCTCAGTTCGGTAAACGGGCCGTTCGGGTCGAGCAGGACGGTAATCAGGCTCACGTATTTTTTACTGACGGAAGCAGCCACAGCTGCGACATCCTCATCGCTGCCGATGGCATCAAGTCCTCCATACGAGACCACGTTCTGGAAAGGCTCGGGCAGCCCTTGGCGTCACCGCGATTTAGCGGGACATGCGCCTACAGAGGCATGATCGATAGCCAGCAACTGCGCGAGACCTACCGTGCACGGGGCCTGGATGAGCATCTGGTCAATGTCCCGCAGATGTACTTGGGGCTCGACGCGCACATCCTGACCTTCCCGGTTAAGCAAGGCCGACTGATCAATGTCGTCGCCTTTGTGTCCGACCGCAGTAGCGACAAGCCAGTATGGCCGAGCGACGCACCATGGGTGCGCAATGCTTCGCAGCAGGAAATGCTGGAGGCCTTCGCAGACTGGGGCGATGCTGCCCGCGCGCTTCTGGAGTCCATCCCCCACCCTACCCTGTGGGCACTCCACGACCTCGAGGAATTGCCGGGCTACGTTCATGGACAGGTCGGACTGATTGGTGATGCCGCACATGCCATGCTGCCACACCAAGGCGCAGGCGCCGGCCAGGGTCTTGAAGACGCTTGGCTCCTGGCCCGTCTGCTCAGCGACCCGCAGGTACTTACCTCGACACCCGCTGATGTCCTCAACACCTACGACTCGATACGTCGGCCGCGAGCGTGCCGCGTGCAGCGAACGTCTTGGCAGGCCGGCGAACTCTATGAATTTCGCGACCCCGCTGTAGCAGATAACGAGGCGCTGCTCGGAAAAACACTGGCAGAGCGCTTCGACTGGCTATGGAGCCACGACATGCAATCAGACCTTCAGTCGGCGCGTGCGCAATTGGGCTGGTAA
- a CDS encoding NAD(P)-dependent alcohol dehydrogenase: protein MSQLNAQPLTVQVAVLREAGAPLQIESATLGAPAPTEVRVRVVATGVCHTDMVVRDQLFPTPLPIVLGHEGAGVVEAVGSAVTTVAPGDHVVMTYMSCGLCSPCETGHPAHCSHMHPLNFGGGRIDGSTSSCSCADEHPIHDHFFGQSSFSTHAMANERNVVKVPKEAPLELLGPLGCGIQTGAGSVLNALRVEAGSSFVAFGAGAVGLAAIMAARVAGATTIIAVDVTPSRLELALELGATHIINSREEDAVQRVHAITDGGANYSLECSGRADVLRQAIDSISILGTCGIVGATKMGTEASFNINDVMIPGKRIMGIVQGDVVAKAFIPKLVDLYLQGRFPFDKLCKFYPFDEINQAMADSENGVTIKPILRMPSSTTA, encoded by the coding sequence ATGTCCCAGCTCAACGCTCAGCCGTTAACCGTTCAAGTCGCCGTTCTTCGCGAAGCCGGCGCTCCTTTGCAAATCGAAAGCGCCACGTTAGGCGCTCCTGCCCCTACCGAAGTCCGCGTGCGCGTGGTCGCTACCGGTGTCTGCCATACCGATATGGTGGTGCGGGATCAGCTGTTTCCCACGCCGTTGCCGATCGTCCTTGGCCACGAAGGGGCCGGCGTCGTGGAAGCCGTAGGATCGGCAGTGACCACCGTCGCCCCCGGTGACCATGTAGTGATGACGTATATGTCCTGCGGCCTATGCTCGCCCTGCGAAACCGGGCATCCAGCGCATTGCTCGCATATGCATCCGCTCAACTTCGGTGGCGGTCGGATCGACGGCAGCACCTCCAGTTGCAGCTGCGCCGATGAACATCCGATCCATGATCACTTCTTCGGCCAGTCGTCCTTCTCGACTCATGCAATGGCAAACGAGCGGAACGTGGTGAAGGTTCCCAAAGAGGCGCCCTTGGAGCTGCTAGGGCCATTGGGTTGCGGCATTCAAACCGGGGCAGGTTCAGTGCTTAACGCCCTTAGGGTTGAGGCTGGCTCAAGTTTCGTCGCCTTTGGCGCGGGCGCTGTAGGCCTGGCTGCAATCATGGCTGCAAGAGTCGCAGGCGCTACCACGATCATTGCAGTCGATGTGACGCCCAGTCGGCTGGAGCTGGCCCTCGAGCTCGGCGCTACCCACATCATCAACAGTCGCGAGGAAGACGCGGTACAGCGTGTGCACGCCATTACCGATGGCGGCGCCAACTACAGCCTCGAATGTTCCGGTCGTGCCGATGTGCTCCGTCAGGCGATCGATTCGATCAGCATCCTTGGCACCTGCGGCATCGTTGGCGCGACCAAGATGGGCACCGAAGCGTCCTTCAACATCAATGACGTGATGATTCCGGGCAAGCGGATCATGGGAATAGTCCAGGGCGACGTCGTGGCCAAAGCGTTCATTCCCAAGCTGGTCGACCTGTACCTGCAGGGTCGCTTCCCCTTCGACAAGCTCTGCAAGTTCTACCCATTCGACGAAATCAATCAGGCAATGGCCGACAGCGAGAACGGCGTGACGATCAAGCCGATCCTTCGCATGCCCAGCTCCACTACCGCCTGA